A single region of the Candidatus Kryptoniota bacterium genome encodes:
- a CDS encoding C1 family peptidase — MKTISLVIFAILISVSGNTFSQIVQHDSAIFVQPKNEFYDSISSSLDKFYTPKSVAQEKSISLDFTRFDPPKSVGEFTEMWHNPPVSQGNTGTCWCFSTTSFLESEVYRLSGKKMKFSEMFTVYWEYVEKALGYVKSRGDQTFGEGSQATAVLRAWRKHGVVPENDYTGLLNGQPFHDHSKLFAELDSYLKGVRASNAWNESDVESTVKSILNHFLGVPPEKVEVNGKVMSPIEYFQNVVKLDLDEYVPLVSFSDRPYDTWVEYNVPDNWWHGKEYFNVRLDEFMKAIDGAVRSGYTMEIFGDVSEPGIEGHAGIAVVPSFDIPSQYIDENSRIFRFYNHTTGDDHGIHLVGYTQKDGKKWYLIKDSGSGSRNNTHPGYYFYNEDYVKLKMLGVLIPKSAIPDIAGRIK, encoded by the coding sequence ATGAAGACAATTAGTCTTGTCATATTCGCGATTCTAATTTCAGTTTCCGGAAATACTTTTTCCCAGATCGTCCAACATGATAGTGCGATCTTTGTTCAACCCAAAAATGAATTTTATGACTCCATTAGCTCTTCGCTGGATAAGTTCTATACTCCGAAGAGCGTGGCGCAGGAAAAGTCGATTTCCCTTGACTTCACGAGATTTGATCCGCCGAAGTCCGTCGGGGAGTTCACGGAGATGTGGCACAATCCTCCGGTTTCACAGGGAAATACGGGCACTTGCTGGTGCTTCTCAACAACCTCCTTTCTTGAATCGGAAGTCTACCGGCTGTCGGGGAAGAAAATGAAGTTTTCTGAAATGTTTACGGTCTATTGGGAGTACGTCGAAAAGGCGCTCGGCTATGTGAAATCGAGAGGCGACCAGACGTTCGGAGAGGGCTCGCAGGCGACGGCCGTGCTCCGAGCGTGGAGAAAACACGGAGTGGTTCCTGAAAATGATTACACGGGCCTGTTAAACGGACAGCCGTTCCATGATCATTCTAAACTTTTCGCGGAACTCGATTCGTATTTGAAGGGCGTCAGGGCTTCGAATGCATGGAATGAATCCGATGTAGAGTCGACTGTCAAATCCATTTTGAATCACTTTCTCGGAGTTCCACCTGAAAAAGTGGAGGTCAACGGTAAGGTGATGTCACCGATAGAGTACTTCCAGAATGTTGTGAAGCTCGATTTGGATGAGTATGTCCCTCTGGTTTCGTTTTCGGACCGGCCGTACGACACTTGGGTCGAATACAACGTCCCCGACAATTGGTGGCATGGAAAGGAGTACTTCAACGTCAGGCTTGATGAATTCATGAAGGCGATAGACGGCGCGGTCCGTTCAGGATACACGATGGAAATTTTCGGCGATGTCTCCGAACCGGGGATCGAGGGCCATGCGGGGATCGCAGTGGTGCCGTCGTTCGACATCCCGTCTCAATACATAGATGAAAATTCCAGAATATTCAGATTTTATAATCACACAACCGGTGACGATCACGGGATCCATCTTGTCGGTTATACTCAGAAAGACGGAAAGAAATGGTACTTGATTAAGGACTCCGGATCAGGATCGAGAAATAATACTCACCCCGGTTACTATTTTTATAACGAAGATTACGTCAAGTTGAAAATGCTGGGAGTCCTGATTCCGAAGAGTGCAATACCGGATATAGCGGGAAGGATCAAATAG
- a CDS encoding VOC family protein, whose amino-acid sequence MATVQVRYIVHDVDAAISFYCGHLGFTLEMHPAPPFAMLSRGDLRLVLSAPSPSGGGGQSLPDGTKPEPGGWNRFAIQVDDIAAMVESLRSAGAHFRNEIVTGVGGKQVIVDDPSGNPVELFQPTIPEARMGQK is encoded by the coding sequence ATGGCAACAGTTCAGGTCCGCTATATCGTCCACGATGTCGACGCGGCCATTTCGTTTTACTGCGGGCATCTGGGATTCACTCTTGAAATGCATCCGGCACCGCCGTTCGCGATGCTGTCGCGGGGAGATCTCAGACTCGTCCTGAGTGCACCGAGCCCCTCAGGAGGCGGAGGCCAGTCCTTGCCTGACGGCACGAAACCGGAGCCGGGAGGATGGAACCGGTTTGCGATACAAGTCGACGACATCGCCGCCATGGTTGAGTCGCTAAGGTCGGCGGGAGCACATTTCAGGAATGAAATAGTCACAGGTGTCGGCGGAAAGCAAGTCATCGTCGACGATCCGTCGGGCAACCCGGTTGAGCTCTTCCAACCGACAATACCCGAAGCCCGGATGGGTCAGAAGTAA
- a CDS encoding MarR family transcriptional regulator, which produces MRKKDLMRELIVGTRENSIGAVLFHQAAGQILGLNVSDMKCLDAIVIRGPSTPSRLASITGLTTGATTTMIDRLEKAGLVERQRNPDDRRGTVVVLSKQAAKKLPPLFDSMSRAMERLASGYTENELKLLSEYFRKLAVIWKEERYKLLARVQDR; this is translated from the coding sequence GTGAGAAAAAAAGATCTTATGAGAGAGTTAATCGTGGGGACGAGGGAAAACTCTATCGGTGCAGTCCTCTTTCACCAGGCGGCAGGCCAGATTCTCGGTCTAAACGTCAGCGACATGAAGTGCCTTGACGCGATCGTGATCAGGGGGCCGTCGACCCCATCCAGGCTTGCGTCAATTACCGGACTCACAACCGGAGCAACCACAACGATGATCGACAGGCTGGAAAAAGCGGGGCTTGTCGAGAGGCAGCGTAACCCTGATGACCGGAGGGGTACTGTCGTTGTCCTCTCGAAACAGGCCGCGAAGAAACTCCCTCCGTTGTTTGACTCTATGTCACGCGCCATGGAACGGCTGGCTTCGGGGTACACGGAAAACGAGTTGAAGCTGCTCTCTGAGTATTTTCGAAAGCTTGCCGTCATTTGGAAAGAGGAACGGTACAAACTCCTCGCGCGCGTGCAGGATCGATGA
- a CDS encoding 4Fe-4S dicluster domain-containing protein yields the protein MALHVLESESLAALVNRSTGISAQKCYQCGKCSAGCPAAVGMDIAPNVVMRLLQVGTESADQKLLCSYSIWLCLACHTCDMRCPMEIDLPGIIDVLRSESLRRGAVNPRARDIVAFHKSFIDNVRLFGRMWEIGLIGEYKVRTRHFLQDILLAPSMLVKRKLSLWPGLHGRLVSRIFSRGPGRLEKTR from the coding sequence TTGGCATTGCATGTTCTTGAGAGTGAATCTCTCGCGGCCCTTGTAAATCGGTCGACGGGTATTTCCGCACAGAAGTGCTACCAGTGCGGGAAATGTTCGGCAGGTTGCCCGGCCGCCGTGGGTATGGACATCGCTCCTAACGTCGTCATGCGTCTCCTTCAGGTCGGTACTGAATCAGCGGATCAGAAACTGCTTTGCAGCTACAGCATCTGGCTTTGCCTCGCGTGCCACACCTGTGACATGCGCTGCCCTATGGAAATCGATCTACCCGGAATCATAGATGTACTCCGCTCGGAATCACTCCGCCGAGGAGCGGTCAACCCGAGGGCAAGGGATATCGTAGCATTTCATAAATCATTTATCGATAACGTCCGCCTTTTCGGCAGGATGTGGGAAATAGGGTTGATCGGCGAGTACAAGGTCCGTACGCGGCATTTTCTTCAGGACATTTTGCTTGCACCTTCGATGTTGGTGAAACGAAAACTCTCTCTATGGCCCGGATTGCACGGGCGTCTTGTCTCACGGATCTTTTCCCGCGGACCAGGCAGGTTGGAGAAAACCAGATGA
- a CDS encoding CoB--CoM heterodisulfide reductase iron-sulfur subunit B family protein, producing the protein MKMGLYPGCSLEGSAREYAESLRAIAPLLNLDLREVEGWNCCGASSAHIIDHAVSLALPARILAQAVKQEMDEVLVPCAACFNRLASAKHELAADPGVREEVSAMIGMNLDDNTEIRNILEVLDKVLTPDIIKSIPNTFPHKVACYYGCLLVRPPDVVRSDKPEDPVVMDGLMKKIGATTIDWGMKTECCGASLSIPRTDIVGILCGRILEDAFIRGAEAIVVACPMCHSNLDMRRSEVERTTGKKFSLPVIYITQAIGLAFGLSPDVLGIQRHFVRMGLEARNKVPQKPLAKEAGS; encoded by the coding sequence ATGAAGATGGGATTATATCCCGGTTGTTCTCTAGAGGGATCGGCCCGGGAGTATGCCGAATCTCTTCGCGCAATCGCACCGCTTCTTAATCTGGACCTGAGAGAAGTGGAAGGCTGGAATTGTTGCGGTGCGAGTTCGGCTCACATAATTGACCATGCTGTCTCCCTCGCGCTTCCGGCCCGCATCCTGGCACAGGCCGTCAAGCAGGAAATGGATGAAGTCCTCGTTCCGTGCGCAGCGTGCTTTAACCGGCTTGCGTCCGCGAAGCACGAGCTTGCCGCCGACCCTGGCGTGAGGGAAGAGGTGTCCGCCATGATCGGCATGAATCTCGACGACAACACTGAGATCAGGAATATTCTTGAAGTTCTGGACAAAGTACTCACTCCTGATATTATCAAATCGATTCCGAATACTTTTCCCCACAAAGTCGCTTGCTATTATGGCTGCCTCCTCGTCCGGCCGCCTGATGTTGTCCGGTCTGACAAACCTGAGGACCCGGTAGTAATGGACGGACTTATGAAAAAAATTGGCGCGACCACTATCGACTGGGGAATGAAAACAGAATGCTGTGGTGCGAGTCTGTCGATCCCGAGGACGGACATAGTCGGGATTCTATGCGGGCGGATTCTGGAAGACGCCTTCATCCGCGGCGCGGAGGCGATCGTGGTTGCTTGCCCGATGTGCCATTCGAATCTCGACATGCGCAGATCGGAAGTTGAAAGGACAACCGGGAAGAAATTTTCTCTCCCGGTCATATATATAACTCAGGCTATCGGTCTGGCGTTCGGTCTTAGCCCGGATGTGCTCGGCATTCAAAGGCATTTTGTGAGAATGGGACTTGAAGCGAGGAACAAGGTCCCGCAGAAACCGCTGGCCAAAGAAGCAGGATCATAG
- a CDS encoding CoB--CoM heterodisulfide reductase iron-sulfur subunit A family protein, which produces MSRIGVFVCHCGENINSTVDCGRVAKECAAIPGVAHSVDYKYMCSDPGQALIRDSIRDKNLTGVVVAACSPRMHEPTFRRACADSGMNPFLCEMANLREHCSWVHAKSDSTTEKAIDIVSMMVEKVKRNKPLFPIKVPVTKTALVIGGGIAGIQAALDIANAGKQVVLIERDPSIGGHMSQLSETFPTLDCSQCILTPRMVEIAQHPNITLYSYAELESLTGFVGNFTARIRKKAKSIDEKACTGCGDCATACPIKKIPSEFNTGLGLRSAIYIPFPQAIPNKPVVDRKHCSYFKNGKCKFCVTKCPANAIKLDQQDELIDIPVGSVVVATGFSVVDSTFFPEYGYGKYKDVISGLQFERLLSASGPTLGEMKRPSDGSLPKKIVFIACAGSRDPAKGIEYCSKICCMYTAKHAMLYKHKVHDGEAYVFYMDIRAGGKGYDEFVRRAIEEDDVKYIRGRVSRVYERNGKLIVRGADTLLAGEQVEIEADMVVLATAAVANQGAEDLAQKLHVSYDAHDFFSEAHPKLRPVETNTAGIFLAGACQAPKDIPESVGQASAAASKVVGMFSADELTREPIIAVVNRSAPPVFSTCAGCFMCQSACPFSAIEREEIRTRDGQLIKTVARVNPGLCQGCGTCVAFCRSKSIDLQGYTDDQVYAEVVELFA; this is translated from the coding sequence ATGTCACGAATCGGTGTGTTCGTCTGTCATTGCGGCGAGAATATCAACTCGACTGTCGACTGCGGCCGTGTCGCGAAGGAATGCGCCGCAATTCCCGGTGTGGCGCACAGCGTAGACTATAAATACATGTGCTCCGACCCCGGACAGGCTCTCATCCGCGACTCGATACGTGATAAGAACTTAACCGGAGTAGTGGTCGCTGCGTGTTCGCCCCGGATGCACGAACCGACATTCAGACGGGCCTGTGCCGACTCCGGCATGAATCCTTTCCTTTGCGAGATGGCAAATCTCCGTGAGCACTGCTCCTGGGTGCATGCAAAATCGGATTCCACCACCGAGAAAGCGATCGACATTGTCTCGATGATGGTGGAAAAAGTGAAACGCAACAAGCCGCTCTTTCCTATAAAAGTGCCGGTCACTAAGACCGCGCTGGTGATTGGCGGTGGGATCGCTGGAATACAAGCGGCTCTCGATATCGCCAACGCGGGGAAACAGGTCGTGTTGATCGAACGTGATCCGTCGATTGGCGGTCACATGTCGCAGTTGTCCGAGACATTTCCGACACTCGATTGTTCGCAGTGCATTCTCACACCACGTATGGTTGAGATCGCCCAGCACCCGAACATCACGCTCTATTCTTACGCTGAGCTTGAAAGTCTTACGGGATTTGTAGGAAACTTCACCGCCCGAATTCGCAAGAAAGCGAAAAGCATAGACGAAAAAGCATGTACCGGCTGCGGGGACTGCGCGACCGCGTGTCCGATCAAGAAGATACCCAGCGAGTTTAATACAGGCCTCGGTTTGAGAAGCGCCATCTACATCCCGTTCCCTCAGGCTATTCCAAACAAACCGGTGGTCGACAGGAAACATTGCTCTTATTTCAAAAACGGCAAATGCAAATTCTGTGTGACGAAATGTCCGGCAAACGCTATAAAACTCGATCAACAAGACGAGCTTATTGATATTCCGGTCGGCTCGGTGGTAGTCGCGACAGGATTCAGCGTCGTGGATTCAACGTTCTTTCCGGAGTATGGATACGGAAAATACAAGGATGTGATATCAGGATTGCAATTCGAGCGGCTGCTTTCGGCGTCAGGTCCGACTCTTGGCGAAATGAAACGCCCGTCGGACGGATCGCTCCCGAAAAAAATCGTTTTCATCGCGTGTGCAGGTTCGCGCGATCCGGCAAAGGGTATCGAGTACTGCTCGAAGATCTGCTGTATGTATACGGCAAAACATGCCATGCTTTATAAGCACAAGGTGCATGACGGAGAAGCTTACGTCTTCTACATGGACATACGAGCGGGCGGGAAGGGTTATGACGAATTTGTCAGAAGGGCGATTGAGGAAGACGATGTGAAGTATATCCGTGGAAGGGTGTCGCGCGTTTACGAGCGCAATGGCAAGTTGATCGTTCGCGGCGCGGATACTCTGCTTGCAGGCGAGCAGGTGGAGATAGAAGCCGACATGGTCGTGCTCGCAACAGCCGCAGTTGCCAATCAAGGTGCTGAAGACCTCGCACAGAAACTTCATGTGAGTTATGACGCGCATGACTTCTTCTCCGAAGCTCATCCGAAGTTGAGGCCTGTCGAGACGAATACTGCGGGAATATTTCTGGCGGGCGCGTGCCAGGCACCGAAGGACATTCCTGAAAGTGTCGGCCAGGCATCAGCCGCAGCGAGCAAGGTCGTCGGAATGTTTTCAGCCGACGAACTAACCCGGGAGCCGATCATAGCCGTCGTGAATCGTTCCGCCCCGCCGGTCTTTTCCACCTGCGCAGGCTGCTTCATGTGCCAGTCCGCATGCCCGTTCAGCGCGATCGAACGTGAGGAAATCAGAACGAGAGACGGCCAACTAATCAAGACCGTAGCAAGAGTCAATCCTGGTTTATGCCAGGGGTGCGGGACATGTGTCGCGTTCTGCAGATCCAAGTCGATCGATCTGCAAGGGTACACTGATGACCAGGTCTATGCCGAAGTCGTGGAGCTATTTGCCTGA
- a CDS encoding hydrogenase iron-sulfur subunit, with amino-acid sequence MNEIFDPKIVAFVCNWCTYAGADLTGTSRIKYAPNVRIMRFPCTGRIDYNLVLNAFAQGADGVIVSGCHPNDCHYTSGNFHARRRWIVFRELMEFMGIDMRRVRFSWVSAAEGAKWAEVVNSTVEEVRALGPSKDFSVMKNELVA; translated from the coding sequence ATGAATGAAATCTTCGATCCAAAAATAGTCGCTTTCGTTTGTAATTGGTGCACATATGCCGGAGCCGACTTGACCGGAACGAGCAGGATCAAGTACGCGCCGAACGTCCGCATAATGCGCTTCCCCTGCACGGGACGAATCGATTACAATTTGGTGCTGAATGCTTTCGCGCAGGGTGCGGACGGAGTGATCGTGTCGGGCTGCCATCCGAACGACTGTCACTATACATCGGGTAATTTCCACGCGCGACGCAGATGGATAGTCTTTCGTGAACTTATGGAGTTCATGGGAATTGATATGCGTCGGGTAAGATTCTCATGGGTCTCCGCGGCCGAGGGCGCAAAATGGGCGGAGGTCGTCAACTCGACGGTTGAAGAGGTCCGCGCGCTCGGACCATCTAAAGATTTTTCTGTCATGAAGAACGAGTTGGTAGCGTGA
- a CDS encoding 4Fe-4S dicluster domain-containing protein — translation MNTIQKNITHENLLKFLEAVRSDGRILYGPQEVKHKTFFKKVEDVESITFDYVQTTESPKAVLFPRVERLISYEKVNGEVKIVDHAVEIDGTELVLFGSRPCDAVAMKLLADFFERDTPDTFVKRRRGNLTIISMSCVNSDEYCFCTSAKTSPGDTSGSDILLTPVGDNSYYAEILTEKGNALHNAHGGLFTDSETIEKEKFLAKVENNFSTGEVTRRLSKAFSHPLWNDAALRCIGCGTCAYVCPVCSCFDIQDEGNYKNGVRLRCWDSCGFANFTLHTSGHNPRPTQSARWRQRVMHKFSYWPEDYGTAGCVGCGRCSRACPADMNLKEQLKEIVEKIEVS, via the coding sequence ATGAATACCATTCAAAAGAATATCACTCACGAAAATCTCCTGAAGTTCCTCGAAGCCGTCCGGTCTGACGGCAGGATTCTATATGGGCCCCAAGAAGTGAAGCATAAGACCTTTTTTAAGAAAGTAGAAGACGTCGAATCGATCACCTTCGATTATGTGCAGACTACTGAGTCACCGAAAGCTGTCCTTTTCCCGAGAGTCGAGAGGCTCATTTCTTACGAGAAGGTGAACGGCGAGGTCAAGATTGTTGATCACGCCGTCGAGATTGACGGGACTGAATTGGTCCTTTTCGGCAGCCGGCCCTGTGACGCTGTTGCTATGAAGCTGCTTGCCGACTTTTTCGAACGTGACACGCCCGACACGTTCGTCAAGCGGAGAAGAGGAAATCTGACTATCATCAGTATGAGCTGTGTGAATTCAGATGAATACTGTTTTTGTACTTCGGCGAAGACATCACCGGGCGATACCTCGGGGAGCGATATACTCTTAACACCGGTCGGTGATAATTCGTATTACGCGGAGATCTTAACTGAGAAAGGGAACGCGCTACATAATGCTCACGGCGGTCTCTTCACGGACAGTGAGACAATTGAAAAAGAGAAGTTTCTGGCGAAAGTCGAAAACAATTTCTCCACAGGCGAAGTAACCAGGCGTCTTTCAAAAGCGTTCAGCCATCCATTATGGAACGATGCGGCATTGAGGTGCATCGGGTGCGGCACATGCGCTTACGTTTGTCCGGTCTGTTCATGTTTTGACATCCAGGACGAGGGAAATTATAAAAACGGCGTCCGCCTGCGATGCTGGGATTCGTGTGGGTTCGCGAATTTCACGCTTCACACATCGGGGCACAATCCGCGTCCGACTCAATCGGCACGGTGGCGTCAGCGGGTGATGCATAAATTTTCATACTGGCCGGAGGATTACGGAACCGCCGGATGTGTCGGCTGCGGCAGGTGCTCGCGGGCTTGTCCGGCAGATATGAACCTAAAAGAACAGCTCAAGGAAATAGTCGAAAAGATCGAGGTGTCGTGA
- a CDS encoding FAD/NAD(P)-binding protein has product MSIGNNYNPYLMRIEKITDEAPGVKTFRLNFIDDSARKNFEFRAGQFGEYSIFGEGESTFCIASPPTRKDYIECTFRQTGRVTSALARSEEGDMIGFRGPYGNIFPLEKWKGKNLLFVAGGIALPPMRCVIWNALDLRDWFKDITVLYGARTVSDLVYKHELQEWSNRSDMKLVTTVDPGGETSDWKGKVGFVPTVLEQLAPTGDNTTAIVCGPPIMIKLAFPVLEKSGFSPDNIFTTLENKMKCGIGKCGRCNVGPAYVCKDGPVFTYSQLQRLPAEY; this is encoded by the coding sequence ATGAGCATCGGCAATAACTACAATCCATACTTGATGCGAATTGAGAAGATCACTGATGAAGCTCCCGGCGTGAAGACGTTCCGTCTCAATTTCATCGACGACAGCGCCAGGAAAAATTTTGAGTTCCGTGCGGGCCAGTTCGGTGAGTATTCGATTTTCGGCGAAGGCGAATCGACGTTTTGTATTGCTTCTCCTCCAACTCGCAAGGATTACATCGAATGCACGTTCCGCCAGACCGGTCGGGTGACGTCCGCACTGGCAAGGAGTGAAGAGGGAGACATGATCGGATTTCGCGGACCGTATGGAAATATTTTTCCCCTCGAAAAGTGGAAAGGAAAGAACCTCCTCTTTGTCGCCGGCGGGATTGCACTTCCCCCGATGCGATGCGTCATCTGGAACGCGCTCGATCTGCGCGACTGGTTCAAGGATATTACCGTCCTCTACGGCGCCCGTACCGTTTCTGATCTCGTCTATAAGCACGAGCTTCAGGAATGGAGCAACCGGTCCGACATGAAATTAGTTACAACGGTTGATCCGGGAGGAGAGACTTCAGACTGGAAAGGGAAAGTCGGATTCGTCCCCACCGTACTGGAACAATTGGCACCTACGGGCGACAACACTACGGCAATTGTCTGTGGTCCCCCGATAATGATTAAGCTCGCGTTTCCGGTTCTCGAAAAATCCGGCTTCTCACCGGACAATATCTTCACTACTCTTGAGAACAAGATGAAGTGCGGGATAGGGAAATGCGGTCGCTGCAATGTTGGCCCCGCGTATGTGTGCAAGGACGGGCCTGTCTTTACATACTCTCAGTTACAGCGTCTCCCTGCCGAGTATTAG
- a CDS encoding cytochrome c-type biogenesis CcmF C-terminal domain-containing protein, translated as MLGQVLIIAAFGGMLTATFGYVYSFLKNDERYLKAARIGFHVGAVSVILTAGYFMNLLLTHQFQYTYVWSYSSYELHSPLLISTFYVGQEGSFMLWTMYTCIIGLILMTYARKHHYEASVMGVYSAIATFLILLAIVKSPFEYVWQTWPSNVQSGFMPDNGRGLNPLLENLWIVIHPPILFLGFASTAVPFANAISALLRREYDGWIKIAVPWTLFTSAILGFGITLGGFWAYETLGWGGFWGWDPVENSSFIPWLFAVASVHTLLVQRRTGGFKRANLIMGMMPFLLVLYSTFLTRSGVLGDTSVHSFEKPGMWVYIYLVLLIAFFCVLGFGLFFKRVKEIPHLKIRYSYTSREFALFLGAAALAVVASFTLLGTSAPLLSNIIQGKPSAIDTSYYVKTNLPLAIFMAAMIGLGQLFWWKKSNSQTLLKTIRMPATAAVLLTAIVVFAGMHDIPIALFFLCSAFALFVNLEIAYKIAKGNPKFLGASLAHVGIAVLFIGIIASTRYDEKVTLSLPRNQSVDAFGYKLTYIGTSQAGGEKTAYDVVVGNGTSSFDAPLIMYASSYNDGAVMRNPYIFSLVNYDAFTHPSLLAFIGKNMLTRDLYLSPQNIEEGSEGSSGMQTSEGGITVPLTMNVPSTVGKYTLTFRGFNVADNQKQAMMNGQAFELSSTVDLVSRDGLKQTLTLTNEINPAGENRQNTITTRSGDQFTVAQIHVDDKTKQAGILLSYLPVKNSQDAALLSNNSAASPNAGTETLIIEASIKPFINLVWGGVIIMVIGFIVTWKRRREELAKVVG; from the coding sequence ATGTTGGGTCAAGTCTTGATCATAGCCGCATTCGGAGGGATGTTGACGGCGACGTTTGGATACGTTTATTCTTTTCTGAAGAATGACGAACGGTATCTGAAGGCGGCAAGAATCGGTTTTCATGTCGGAGCGGTCTCGGTAATCCTTACGGCTGGCTATTTCATGAATCTCCTTCTCACACACCAGTTCCAGTACACTTACGTCTGGAGTTACAGTTCATACGAGCTTCATTCCCCTCTTCTCATCTCCACTTTTTATGTGGGCCAGGAAGGGAGCTTCATGCTATGGACAATGTACACTTGCATCATCGGGTTGATCCTCATGACGTACGCGCGCAAGCATCACTACGAAGCGTCGGTGATGGGAGTTTATTCCGCGATCGCGACTTTCCTGATATTGCTCGCAATTGTGAAGAGCCCGTTCGAATATGTCTGGCAGACATGGCCTTCGAATGTCCAGTCCGGTTTCATGCCCGACAATGGCAGGGGACTCAACCCGCTCCTCGAAAACCTGTGGATAGTAATTCATCCTCCGATTCTTTTTCTCGGGTTCGCGTCCACTGCCGTGCCGTTCGCAAATGCGATCTCTGCATTACTTCGAAGGGAGTACGACGGGTGGATAAAGATCGCTGTACCATGGACGCTCTTCACGTCGGCGATACTCGGGTTCGGGATCACGCTCGGAGGATTTTGGGCCTATGAGACCCTCGGCTGGGGAGGATTCTGGGGATGGGATCCTGTAGAAAATTCATCTTTCATCCCATGGCTATTCGCGGTGGCGTCAGTACACACACTACTGGTGCAGCGCCGCACGGGCGGCTTCAAACGCGCGAACCTGATCATGGGGATGATGCCCTTTTTGCTCGTACTATACAGCACGTTCCTCACGCGGAGCGGAGTACTTGGTGACACATCAGTTCATAGTTTTGAAAAACCTGGAATGTGGGTTTACATTTACCTCGTGCTTCTTATCGCATTTTTCTGTGTGCTCGGCTTCGGGTTGTTCTTCAAGCGGGTGAAGGAAATACCGCACCTTAAGATACGTTACTCCTACACCTCGAGGGAATTCGCCCTGTTCCTAGGTGCCGCGGCCCTCGCAGTCGTCGCATCGTTCACGCTCCTGGGCACGAGCGCGCCGCTGCTGTCGAACATTATCCAGGGCAAACCGAGCGCAATAGACACGAGCTATTACGTCAAGACGAATTTGCCACTCGCGATATTCATGGCAGCGATGATCGGGTTGGGACAACTCTTTTGGTGGAAGAAATCCAATTCGCAGACTTTGCTCAAGACGATAAGAATGCCGGCCACGGCCGCCGTACTGTTGACTGCAATCGTAGTTTTCGCCGGAATGCATGACATACCTATAGCATTGTTTTTCCTGTGCAGCGCCTTTGCCCTTTTTGTAAATCTGGAAATCGCATACAAGATTGCGAAAGGAAACCCGAAGTTTCTCGGCGCGTCTCTGGCCCATGTCGGGATAGCGGTATTGTTTATCGGAATAATCGCGTCCACCCGCTACGATGAGAAGGTGACGCTGTCGCTTCCGAGGAATCAGTCTGTGGACGCTTTCGGTTATAAGCTTACATACATCGGTACTTCGCAGGCAGGCGGCGAGAAGACTGCATACGACGTCGTTGTAGGAAACGGAACGAGTTCTTTCGACGCCCCTCTCATCATGTACGCCAGCTCATATAACGACGGGGCAGTCATGCGGAACCCGTACATTTTCAGTCTTGTGAACTATGACGCGTTCACTCATCCGTCACTTCTGGCGTTCATCGGCAAGAACATGCTCACGCGCGACCTGTACCTTTCTCCTCAAAACATTGAAGAAGGAAGCGAAGGCTCCTCAGGGATGCAAACGTCGGAGGGAGGAATCACTGTACCACTGACGATGAATGTTCCTTCGACTGTCGGGAAATACACTCTCACATTCAGAGGATTTAACGTAGCAGACAATCAGAAGCAGGCAATGATGAACGGGCAGGCATTTGAGTTGAGTTCCACTGTCGACCTGGTATCGAGAGACGGCTTGAAGCAGACGCTGACTCTAACGAACGAGATCAACCCGGCAGGTGAAAACCGTCAGAACACAATTACGACCAGGTCCGGAGATCAATTCACAGTTGCACAAATCCACGTTGACGATAAAACAAAGCAGGCAGGTATATTGTTGAGTTATCTTCCGGTGAAAAATTCCCAGGACGCGGCTCTTCTTTCAAATAATTCCGCTGCGTCGCCAAATGCCGGGACCGAGACACTGATAATAGAAGCGAGCATCAAGCCTTTCATCAACCTCGTTTGGGGCGGCGTGATCATAATGGTGATCGGTTTCATCGTTACATGGAAACGAAGACGAGAAGAATTGGCAAAGGTAGTTGGCTGA